The following are from one region of the Abiotrophia defectiva ATCC 49176 genome:
- a CDS encoding UDP-N-acetylglucosamine 1-carboxyvinyltransferase — protein sequence MKKLVIRGGKPLTGEITINGAKNSTVALIPAAILADSEVVLEGVPDIADVYSLIDILEDFNVKASFKDNVLTIDPSDIKSIPMPSGKIQSLRASYYFMGATLSRFGEGVIGLPGGCFLGPRPIDQHLKAFRSLGAKVEDDFGVVTLTTDQEGLVGARIYMDVVSVGATINCILAAVKAKGKTIIENAAREPEIIDVVNLLNKMGAKIRGAGTSVIRVEGVEHLHGCTHTIIPDRIEAGTYITAAVAAGQGVRVNNVIFEHIEGFIAKVEEMGAQLEIGEDSIYVHPSPNLRMVSVKTQPYPGFATDLQQPLTPLLAIAAGNGTIIDTIYPARVKHIPELNRMGADIKVEGAMIRVNGPAQLSGAQVKASDLRAGACLVIAGLVADGVTEITGVDHILRGYSNIVGKLRDLGADIEMIEVSEMQEA from the coding sequence ATGAAGAAACTAGTCATCCGCGGAGGCAAGCCCCTCACAGGTGAAATTACCATTAACGGGGCCAAGAACTCTACAGTTGCCTTAATTCCAGCTGCTATTTTGGCTGATTCAGAAGTTGTTCTAGAAGGCGTGCCAGATATTGCTGACGTCTATTCTTTAATCGATATTTTGGAGGATTTCAATGTTAAGGCCTCTTTTAAGGATAATGTCTTAACCATTGATCCAAGTGATATTAAATCCATCCCAATGCCAAGTGGGAAAATTCAGAGCCTACGTGCCTCTTATTACTTTATGGGGGCGACTTTGTCGCGCTTTGGTGAAGGGGTCATCGGCTTACCTGGGGGCTGCTTCTTGGGACCTCGCCCAATCGACCAACACCTCAAGGCCTTCCGTTCCTTAGGGGCTAAGGTAGAGGACGACTTCGGTGTAGTGACTCTGACGACCGACCAAGAAGGCCTTGTTGGGGCACGTATCTACATGGACGTGGTCAGCGTAGGGGCAACCATCAACTGTATCTTGGCAGCCGTTAAGGCCAAGGGCAAGACCATTATTGAGAATGCTGCCCGCGAACCGGAAATTATTGATGTCGTTAACCTGCTTAACAAGATGGGGGCTAAGATTCGCGGTGCCGGTACTAGCGTCATCAGGGTAGAGGGCGTGGAGCATCTGCATGGCTGTACCCACACCATCATTCCGGACCGAATTGAAGCCGGGACCTATATTACGGCTGCCGTGGCAGCTGGCCAAGGGGTCCGCGTCAATAATGTCATTTTTGAACATATTGAAGGCTTCATTGCTAAGGTTGAAGAAATGGGCGCTCAATTGGAGATTGGTGAAGATTCCATCTACGTTCATCCAAGTCCAAACCTCCGCATGGTCAGCGTCAAGACCCAGCCTTATCCAGGTTTTGCCACTGACTTGCAACAACCGCTGACGCCACTCTTGGCGATTGCGGCAGGTAACGGGACTATCATCGACACCATCTACCCAGCCCGTGTCAAGCATATTCCTGAACTCAACCGCATGGGGGCCGATATCAAGGTCGAAGGGGCCATGATTCGGGTCAATGGGCCAGCCCAGCTGAGTGGGGCGCAAGTTAAGGCCAGTGACCTACGGGCAGGGGCCTGCCTAGTCATTGCCGGCTTGGTGGCGGATGGCGTAACCGAGATTACTGGCGTCGACCATATCTTACGTGGCTACTCTAATATCGTAGGCAAATTGCGCGATTTGGGTGCCGATATTGAAATGATTGAAGTAAGCGAGATGCAAGAGGCCTAA